In Primulina eburnea isolate SZY01 chromosome 3, ASM2296580v1, whole genome shotgun sequence, one DNA window encodes the following:
- the LOC140828607 gene encoding uncharacterized protein produces the protein MANPISTFSFNDPLYLHPSDAPGTSLVVDPLIGVENYSIWSRAMKIAQHAKNKLGLINDTCSKPAPNFPNLYQWERCNAVVLSWLFSSVSKEIFCGLVYASEASSVWADLKERFDKICGSRIYTIHRDIVRLSQGSVTVSVYFSRLKQLWDELASLVTAPSCDCPNSRAYVEHEQQQRLIQFLMGLDDSYGSVRSQILLMHPLPSVSHAYSLVCQEEAHRNVLVFQPIAEAPTNVFYSSSSKYSDTIKCDHCSIVGHTKSNCFRLIGYPPGHKLHRKFPQNKNFKPQSRPPRIVAHDSISDAPTATTPSQHVPSSATNFTPTQYTQIMNLIENSTITSPTSANLAGIATSLMSLSAPNEWILDSGANTHISGTSNGLQNLQPCPSSTGSVNLPNGNLDWEDNGNW, from the exons ATGGCGAATCCAATTTCCACCTTCAGCTTCAACGATCCACTGTATTTGCATCCATCAGATGCCCCTGGTACGTCTCTTGTCGTTGATCCATTGATCGGAGTTGAGAATTATAGTATTTGGAGTCGAGCAATGAAAATAGCCCAACACGCGAAGAATAAGCTTGGATTAATCAATGACACTTGTAGTAAACCAGCTCCGAATTTTCCAAATTTGTATCAGTGGGAGCGATGTAATGCGGTGGTATTGTCTTGGTTATTTTCGTCAGTTTCTAAAGAAATTTTCTGCGGTCTTGTATATGCGAGTGAAGCATCAAGTGTTTGGGCTGATCTTAAGGAACGATTTGACAAAATTTGTGGTTCTCGAATTTATACAATTCATCGAGACATCGTTCGTCTTTCCCAAGGATCGGTCACTGTTTCAGTATATTTCTCGAGGCTCAAGCAGCTGTGGGATGAACTAGCTTCGTTGGTCACTGCTCCATCATGTGATTGTCCTAATTCCAGAGCATATGTTGAACATGAGCAACAACAGCGTCTAATTCAGTTTCTTATGGGTCTCGATGATAGTTATGGCTCTGTTAGAAGTCAAATTCTTTTGATGCATCCCCTTCCATCAGTAAGTCATGCATATTCACTTGTTTGCCAAGAAGAAGCACATCGAAATGTGTTGGTATTCCAACCTATTGCGGAGGCACCTACAAATGTTTTTTATTCTTCATCCTCCAAGTATTCAGATACCATCAAATGTGATCACTGCTCCATAGTTGGACATACAAAGAGTAATTGTTTTCGGCTGATTGGTTATCCTCCGGGGCATAAGCTACACCGTAAATTTCCTCAAAACAAGAATTTTAAGCCCCAGTCAAGGCCTCCACGCATAGTTGCTCATGACTCAATCAGTGATGCACCTACAGCTACTACTCCTTCACAACATGTTCCTTCCTCTGCAACAAATTTCACACCCACTCAATATACTCAAATTATGAATCTCATTGAGAATTCAACCATTACTTCTCCAACATCAGCAAACTTGGCAGGTATAGCTACTAGTTTGATGTCATTATCGGCCCCTAATGAATGGATTTTGGATAGTGGTGCAAATACTCATATTTCAGGTACCTCTAATGGTCTTCAAAATCTTCAACCATGCCCTTCTTCAACTGGATCGGTTAACCTACCAAATG GAAATCTTGACTGGGAAGATAATGGGAATTGGTAG
- the LOC140825083 gene encoding exocyst complex component EXO70A1: MDKGIENLVSARNLLKASVEKSKDLRLSLEKAGPRLDEISQRLPALEVAIRPIRAQKDALGAVGGHINRAVVPAAAVLKVFDAIHGLEKSLSDPQYDLPGYLGVLKRLEEALRFLGENCGMAIQWLADIVEYLEDHKVADEIFISGLKKALNRLRELEAGEEKGNLDGGLLEVSLDRLENEFRRLLIENSVPLPMSSPTIANEQACIAPSPLPVAVIQKLQAILGRLILNDRLDKCISSYVEVRSSNVRASLQALNLDYLEISVSEFNDVASIEVYIAQWGRHLEFAVKHLFESEYKLCNDVFERMGLDVWKSCFARIAAQAGILAFLHFGKTVTESKKDPIKLLKLLEIFASLNKLRLDFNRLFGGAACAEIQNLTRDLIKRVIEGASEIFWELLIQVELQRQTPPPADCSIPRVVTFITDYCNKLLGDEYKPILTQVLVIERSWRHEKFQERILTDELLNLVKAIELNLDTWSKGYEDAVSSYLFLMNNHWHVYKYLKGTKLGALLGDSWLREQEQYKEYYSTTYLRESWGKLPALLSREGLILFSGGRATARNLVKQRLKAFNEAFDDMYKRQSSWVISDKDLRERTCQVIIQTIVPVYRSYMQNYGPLVEQDQSASKYAKYTAQSLEKMFESLFHPKPMKQFSFKVRQPSEKFNNVDVDQYETPPTVK; this comes from the coding sequence ATGGATAAAGGGATCGAAAATTTGGTATCTGCTAGGAACTTGCTAAAAGCCAGTGTGGAGAAATCCAAGGATCTGCGGTTGTCCTTAGAAAAAGCTGGGCCAAGATTAGACGAGATTAGCCAAAGACTGCCTGCTTTGGAAGTGGCCATTCGACCGATAAGGGCTCAGAAAGATGCCCTTGGTGCTGTTGGTGGTCATATAAATCGAGCCGTGgtccctgctgctgctgttcTTAAGGTCTTTGATGCCATTCATGGGCTTGAGAAATCGTTATCTGATCCCCAATATGATCTTCCGGGGTATCTTGGTGTGCTTAAACGGCTTGAAGAGGCATTGAGGTTCTTAGGGGAAAATTGTGGGATGGCGATTCAGTGGTTGGCTGATATTGTGGAGTATCTGGAGGATCACAAGGTGGcggatgaaatatttatttcaggTTTAAAAAAGGCACTTAACAGGCTACGGGAACTTGAGGCAGGTGAAGAAAAGGGCAATCTTGATGGGGGGCTTCTTGAAGTTTCATTGGACAGATTGGAAAATGAGTTTAGGCGCCTTTTGATTGAGAATAGTGTTCCATTGCCTATGTCCTCTCCGACCATTGCAAACGAACAGGCCTGCATTGCTCCATCACCGTTGCCTGTTGCTGTTATCCAGAAGCTACAGGCTATTTTGGGGAGATTGATCTTAAATGACAGGCTTGACAAGTGTATATCCAGCTATGTTGAGGTCCGTAGTTCAAATGTACGTGCGAGCTTGCAAGCACTAAATCTGGATTACCTTGAAATATCGGTCTCCGAGTTCAATGATGTGGCGAGCATAGAGGTATATATAGCTCAGTGGGGTAGGCATTTGGAGTTTGCCGTGAAGCACCTGTTCGAATCCGAGTACAAACTTTGCAACGATGTGTTTGAGAGGATGGGATTGGATGTGTGGAAGTCGTGTTTTGCAAGAATTGCTGCCCAGGCTGGAATTCTCGCGTTCCTTCATTTTGGTAAAACAGTCACCGAGAGTAAGAAGGATCCTATCAAACTGTTGAAATTGTTGGAAATTTTTGCATCCTTAAATAAGCTAAGATTGGATTTCAATCGTCTTTTTGGTGGAGCAGCCTGTGCGGAGATCCAAAATCTAACTCGGGATCTAATCAAGAGGGTAATAGAAGGGGCTTCTGAGATTTTCTGGGAGCTTTTGATTCAAGTTGAACTGCAAAGGCAAACGCCACCTCCTGCGGATTGTAGTATTCCGAGAGTGGTGACTTTCATAACCGACTACTGCAATAAGCTACTCGGGGATGAATATAAGCCAATTCTTACACAAGTTCTAGTCATCGAAAGAAGTTGGAGGCATGAAAAATTCCAAGAGAGAATCCTCACAGATGAGCTTCTGAATTTGGTTAAGGCCATCGAACTGAACTTGGATACATGGTCCAAAGGTTATGAAGACGCTGTTTCAtcatatttattcttgatgAACAATCACTGGCATGTCTATAAGTATCTTAAAGGCACGAAACTTGGTGCTCTTCTTGGAGATTCTTGGCTAAGAGAACAAGAGCAGTACAAGGAGTACTATTCGACTACATATCTTCGTGAGAGCTGGGGAAAACTTCCAGCTCTTTTAAGCCGGGAAGGTCTGATTCTTTTTTCTGGTGGGCGTGCAACGGCTCGGAACCTGGTAAAACAGAGGTTAAAGGCTTTTAACGAAGCATTTGATGACATGTATAAAAGGCAGTCCAGCTGGGTCATTTCAGATAAAGATTTGCGGGAAAGAACATGCCAGGTTATCATTCAGACAATTGTGCCAGTTTATCGCAGCTACATGCAGAATTATGGCCCGTTGGTTGAACAAGACCAAAGTGCAAGCAAATACGCCAAATATACGGCTCAATCTTTAGAAAAAATGTTCGAATCTCTGTTCCATCCAAAGCCAATGAAGCAATTCAGTTTTAAAGTGAGGCAGCCGAGTGAGAAATTTAATAATGTAGATGTGGATCAGTATGAAACTCCCCCAACTGTTAAGTGA
- the LOC140825084 gene encoding uncharacterized protein isoform X1: protein MADESKSPKKGSITEEDAAALLERYSVETLLTLLQEVERDAGDKIDWDELVKNTATGISCAREYQMLWRHLAYGNLLEDQIDSDAEPMDDDSDLEFDMKASPAPTNEESALAEACVKVLIASGSNNSNPPADSTIDAPLAINVRSNKASTASSDSSLLADAIQGTKVTIPVSVQKSTGGLTPSRRSDWSKEEDMKLTASVQKYGEPDWANIAEGDFENGRSASELSKRWTKLTKKLHSSNAGSSSQLSEPELAAAHGSLPMDNTLNVTNEINTDSAKAAAIAAGAHMDASTEGSSRKDVVRLKAAAGYVMRKYRARKYQLPSNVRSIRRGLAKAPISSYSAPVHSAARAVQPNPVEAAPVLSVSSEKTNSTASIPSESEESGYQASISSNDPENHPLDAHVAVQISEDEELGNNIKCLLTGVTISKDAATVFRVGERGE from the exons ATGGCCGACGAATCAAAGAGTCCGAAGAAAGGATCTATCACGGAAGAAGACGCCGCCGCGCTTCTTGAACG GTACTCTGTGGAGACGCTTCTGACACTGCTGCAAGAGGTGGAGCGAGATGCCGGAGACAAAATTGATTGGGATGAGTTGGTGAAGAACACGGCGACTGGAATTTCCTGTGCGAGGGAGTATCAAATGCTGTGGCGTCATCTTGCGTATGGGAATCTGCTAGAAGATCAAATTGACAGTGATGCAGAACCTATG GATGACGACAGTGATCTAGAATTCGATATGAAAGCTTCTCCGGCTCCAACCAATGAAGAATCTGCTCTGGCTGAAGCGTGTGTTAAA GTGTTAATTGCTTCTGGTTCAAATAATTCAAATCCTCCTGCTGACTCAACTATTGATGCTCCATTGGCTATTAATGTACGAAGCAACAAGGCATCCACTGCTTCTTCTGATAGTTCACTTCTCGCGGATGCTATTCAGGGGACTAAGGTTACCATTCCTGTTTCTGTACAAAAATCAACTGGTGGTTTGACTCCCAGTAGAAGAAGTGATTGGTCCAAAGAAGAGGACATGAAGCTCACTGCTTCTGTGCAAAAATATGGTGAGCCAGATTGGGCAAATATCGCTGAAGGAGATTTCGAGAATGGTAGAAGTGCATCAGAGCTATCTAAG AGGTGGACAAAGCTTACGAAAAAGCTGCACAGCTCAAACGCAGGATCCAGTTCACAACTTTCTGAACCTGAACTGGCTGCGGCTCATGGATCTCTGCCAATGGACAACACGTTAAATGTGACCAACGAGATCAATACCG ATTCTGCCAAAGCTGCTGCGATTGCTGCTGGGGCCCACATGGATGCTTCTACTGAGGGTTCCTCACGCAAAGACGTTGTTCGTTTAAAAGCTGCGGCCGGTTATGTGATGAGAAAATACAGGGCAAGAAAATATCAACTGCCAAGCAATGTGCGCTCTATTCGCCGTGGCTTGGCTAAGGCTCCAATTTCCTCTTATTCTGCTCCTGTACATTCTGCAGCACGGGCAGTTCAGCCCAATCCAGTGGAAGCTGCCCCAGTCTTGAGCGTGTCATCCGAAAAGACCAACTCTACAGCCTCTATTCCATCTGAATCAGAAGAGAGCGGATATCAAGCTTCTATTTCCAGTAATGATCCAGAAAATCATCCTCTGGATGCTCACGTGGCTGTACAAATCTCAGAAGATGAAGAATTAGGTAATAATATCAAATGCCTATTAACTGGGGTGACAATAAGCAAAGACGCTGCCACTGTT
- the LOC140825084 gene encoding uncharacterized protein isoform X2 → MADESKSPKKGSITEEDAAALLERYSVETLLTLLQEVERDAGDKIDWDELVKNTATGISCAREYQMLWRHLAYGNLLEDQIDSDAEPMDDDSDLEFDMKASPAPTNEESALAEACVKVLIASGSNNSNPPADSTIDAPLAINVRSNKASTASSDSSLLADAIQGTKVTIPVSVQKSTGGLTPSRRSDWSKEEDMKLTASVQKYGEPDWANIAEGDFENGRSASELSKRWTKLTKKLHSSNAGSSSQLSEPELAAAHGSLPMDNTLNVTNEINTDSAKAAAIAAGAHMDASTEGSSRKDVVRLKAAAGYVMRKYRARKYQLPSNVRSIRRGLAKAPISSYSAPVHSAARAVQPNPVEAAPVLSVSSEKTNSTASIPSESEESGYQASISSNDPENHPLDAHVAVQISEDEELGDEDVEATSSNSIAPTEDDEE, encoded by the exons ATGGCCGACGAATCAAAGAGTCCGAAGAAAGGATCTATCACGGAAGAAGACGCCGCCGCGCTTCTTGAACG GTACTCTGTGGAGACGCTTCTGACACTGCTGCAAGAGGTGGAGCGAGATGCCGGAGACAAAATTGATTGGGATGAGTTGGTGAAGAACACGGCGACTGGAATTTCCTGTGCGAGGGAGTATCAAATGCTGTGGCGTCATCTTGCGTATGGGAATCTGCTAGAAGATCAAATTGACAGTGATGCAGAACCTATG GATGACGACAGTGATCTAGAATTCGATATGAAAGCTTCTCCGGCTCCAACCAATGAAGAATCTGCTCTGGCTGAAGCGTGTGTTAAA GTGTTAATTGCTTCTGGTTCAAATAATTCAAATCCTCCTGCTGACTCAACTATTGATGCTCCATTGGCTATTAATGTACGAAGCAACAAGGCATCCACTGCTTCTTCTGATAGTTCACTTCTCGCGGATGCTATTCAGGGGACTAAGGTTACCATTCCTGTTTCTGTACAAAAATCAACTGGTGGTTTGACTCCCAGTAGAAGAAGTGATTGGTCCAAAGAAGAGGACATGAAGCTCACTGCTTCTGTGCAAAAATATGGTGAGCCAGATTGGGCAAATATCGCTGAAGGAGATTTCGAGAATGGTAGAAGTGCATCAGAGCTATCTAAG AGGTGGACAAAGCTTACGAAAAAGCTGCACAGCTCAAACGCAGGATCCAGTTCACAACTTTCTGAACCTGAACTGGCTGCGGCTCATGGATCTCTGCCAATGGACAACACGTTAAATGTGACCAACGAGATCAATACCG ATTCTGCCAAAGCTGCTGCGATTGCTGCTGGGGCCCACATGGATGCTTCTACTGAGGGTTCCTCACGCAAAGACGTTGTTCGTTTAAAAGCTGCGGCCGGTTATGTGATGAGAAAATACAGGGCAAGAAAATATCAACTGCCAAGCAATGTGCGCTCTATTCGCCGTGGCTTGGCTAAGGCTCCAATTTCCTCTTATTCTGCTCCTGTACATTCTGCAGCACGGGCAGTTCAGCCCAATCCAGTGGAAGCTGCCCCAGTCTTGAGCGTGTCATCCGAAAAGACCAACTCTACAGCCTCTATTCCATCTGAATCAGAAGAGAGCGGATATCAAGCTTCTATTTCCAGTAATGATCCAGAAAATCATCCTCTGGATGCTCACGTGGCTGTACAAATCTCAGAAGATGAAGAATTAG